From a region of the Mycobacterium intracellulare ATCC 13950 genome:
- the fadA6 gene encoding steroid 3-ketoacyl-CoA thiolase FadA6: protein MPEAYVIDAVRTAVGKRGGSLAGVHPVDLGALGWRGLLDRVDVDPAAVDDVIAGCVDAIGAQAGNIARLSWLAAGYPEEVPGVTVDRQCGSSQQAISFGAQAIMSGTADLIAAGGVQNMSQIPISSAMTVGEQFGFTSPTNESKQWLHRYGDQEISQFRGSELIAEKWNLSREEMERYALTSHERAFAAIRGGHFDNEIITVETESGPFRVDEGPRESSLEKMAGLKPLVEGGRLTAAMASQISDGASAVLLASERAVKEHNLTPRARIHHISARAADPVFMLTGPIPATRYALDKTGLSIDDIDTVEINEAFAPVVLAWLKEVKADPEKVNPNGGAIALGHPLGATGAKLFTTMLNELERTGGRYGLQTMCEGGGTANVTIIERL from the coding sequence ATGCCAGAGGCCTACGTCATCGACGCCGTGCGTACCGCGGTCGGCAAGCGCGGCGGATCGCTGGCCGGAGTGCATCCGGTCGACCTGGGTGCGCTGGGATGGCGCGGACTGCTCGACCGGGTCGACGTCGACCCCGCCGCAGTCGACGACGTGATCGCCGGCTGCGTCGATGCCATCGGGGCGCAGGCCGGCAACATCGCGCGCCTCTCCTGGCTGGCCGCGGGCTACCCCGAAGAGGTGCCCGGCGTTACCGTCGACCGCCAGTGCGGCTCCAGTCAGCAGGCCATTTCCTTTGGCGCACAGGCGATTATGTCCGGCACCGCCGACCTCATCGCCGCCGGGGGCGTGCAGAACATGAGCCAGATCCCGATCTCGTCGGCCATGACCGTCGGCGAGCAGTTCGGCTTCACCTCCCCGACCAACGAGTCCAAGCAGTGGCTGCATCGCTACGGCGACCAGGAGATCTCGCAGTTTCGCGGCTCGGAGCTGATCGCCGAGAAGTGGAACCTGTCGCGCGAAGAGATGGAGCGATACGCGCTGACCAGTCACGAGCGCGCGTTCGCGGCGATCCGGGGCGGCCACTTCGACAACGAAATCATCACCGTGGAAACCGAATCCGGGCCGTTCCGGGTCGACGAGGGCCCGCGCGAATCGTCGCTGGAGAAGATGGCCGGCCTCAAGCCTCTGGTCGAGGGCGGCCGGCTGACGGCGGCCATGGCCAGCCAGATCTCCGACGGGGCCAGCGCGGTGCTGCTGGCGTCCGAGCGGGCCGTCAAGGAGCACAACCTGACTCCGCGGGCCCGCATCCACCACATCAGCGCACGCGCGGCCGACCCGGTCTTCATGCTGACCGGGCCGATTCCGGCGACCCGCTACGCGCTGGACAAGACCGGGCTGTCGATCGACGACATCGACACCGTCGAGATCAACGAGGCGTTCGCCCCGGTGGTCTTGGCCTGGCTCAAGGAAGTCAAGGCGGACCCGGAGAAGGTCAACCCCAACGGCGGGGCGATCGCGCTCGGACATCCGCTGGGCGCCACCGGCGCCAAGCTGTTCACCACCATGCTCAACGAGCTCGAGCGCACCGGCGGCCGCTACGGCCTGCAGACGATGTGTGAGGGCGGGGGCACCGCCAACGTCACCATCATCGAGCGGCTGTAG
- the ipdE2 gene encoding acyl-CoA dehydrogenase IpdE2: MTEERELLRETVAALVAKHAGPAAVRAAMESDRGYDESLWRLLCEQVGAAALVIPEELGGAGGELADAAAVLQELGRALVPSPLLGTTLAELALLSAAEPDAATLAGLAEGTAIGALVLDPDYVVNGDIADVVCAVEDGRLSRWTRFSAQAGTTMDPTRRLARVQPQEAEAIGADPGLADKAAVLLAAEQIGAAERCLELTVEYAKDRVQFGRPIGSFQALKHRMADLYVTVAAAKAVVSDACEDPSPTNAAAARLAATEALNTVAAEGIQLHGGIAITWEHDMHLYFKRAHGSAHLLDTPQELLNRLESEVLNTP; this comes from the coding sequence ATGACTGAAGAACGCGAGCTGCTCCGCGAGACCGTCGCCGCGCTGGTCGCCAAGCACGCCGGCCCGGCGGCGGTGCGCGCCGCCATGGAGTCCGACCGCGGCTACGACGAATCGCTCTGGCGGCTGCTGTGCGAGCAGGTCGGCGCCGCGGCCCTGGTGATACCGGAGGAGTTGGGCGGCGCCGGCGGTGAATTGGCCGACGCCGCAGCGGTTTTGCAGGAGCTGGGCCGCGCCCTGGTGCCCTCCCCGCTGCTGGGCACCACGCTGGCCGAGCTGGCGCTGCTGAGCGCCGCCGAGCCCGACGCCGCGACGCTGGCGGGCCTGGCCGAGGGCACCGCGATCGGCGCGCTGGTGCTCGATCCCGACTACGTGGTCAACGGCGACATCGCCGACGTCGTGTGCGCGGTCGAGGACGGCCGGCTGAGCAGGTGGACCCGCTTCAGCGCGCAGGCCGGCACCACCATGGACCCGACCCGGCGCCTGGCCCGGGTGCAACCGCAGGAGGCCGAGGCGATCGGCGCGGATCCCGGCCTGGCGGACAAGGCTGCCGTCCTGCTGGCCGCCGAGCAGATCGGCGCCGCCGAACGCTGTCTGGAGCTGACGGTCGAATACGCCAAGGACCGAGTGCAATTCGGCCGGCCGATCGGCAGCTTTCAGGCGCTCAAGCATCGAATGGCCGACCTGTATGTCACGGTCGCCGCGGCGAAGGCCGTCGTGTCCGACGCGTGTGAGGACCCCTCACCCACCAACGCCGCCGCGGCACGGCTGGCCGCCACCGAGGCGCTGAACACGGTGGCCGCCGAGGGCATCCAGTTGCACGGCGGCATCGCGATCACGTGGGAACACGACATGCACCTGTACTTCAAACGCGCCCACGGCAGCGCGCACCTGCTGGACACGCCGCAGGAGCTGCTTAACCGGCTGGAATCCGAGGTACTCAACACGCCGTGA
- a CDS encoding acyl-CoA dehydrogenase family protein, which yields MRFALDEQQRDFAASIDAALGSADLPSAVRAWAAGDTAPGRKVWEQLANLGVTALAVPEKFDGIGADPIDLVLALERLGRWCVPGPVVESIAVAPVLLDSDDHAERCAGLASGELIATVALPPRVPRAVDADVANLVLLAGNEGVTEATAGEEHESVDPSRHLYDVTPAGSAWEADVKRAYEFGTLGTAAQLVGAAEALRDAAVDYAKQRTQFGRVIGSYQAIKHKLADVHIAIELARPLVHGAALTLDPRDVSAAKAAAADAGLLAARSALQTHGAIGFTQEHDLSLLLLRVQALRSAWGTPEEHRRRVLEAL from the coding sequence GTGAGATTTGCGCTAGACGAACAGCAGCGTGACTTCGCGGCCAGCATCGACGCCGCGCTCGGCTCGGCGGACCTGCCCAGCGCCGTGCGGGCGTGGGCGGCGGGCGACACCGCGCCGGGCCGCAAGGTGTGGGAACAGCTGGCCAACTTGGGTGTCACCGCCTTGGCCGTGCCGGAGAAATTCGACGGCATCGGGGCGGACCCGATCGACCTCGTCCTCGCCCTCGAACGCCTCGGGCGCTGGTGCGTCCCGGGCCCCGTGGTCGAATCCATCGCCGTGGCACCGGTATTGCTCGACTCCGACGATCACGCCGAGCGGTGCGCCGGGCTCGCGTCCGGCGAGCTGATCGCCACGGTCGCGCTGCCGCCGCGGGTGCCGCGGGCCGTCGACGCCGACGTGGCGAACCTGGTGCTGCTGGCCGGTAACGAGGGGGTCACCGAAGCCACCGCGGGGGAAGAGCACGAGTCCGTCGACCCCAGCCGCCACCTGTATGACGTGACCCCGGCCGGCTCCGCTTGGGAAGCAGACGTCAAGCGCGCCTACGAGTTCGGCACGCTGGGTACCGCCGCGCAACTGGTCGGCGCCGCCGAGGCGCTGCGCGACGCCGCCGTCGACTACGCCAAGCAACGCACCCAGTTCGGCCGGGTGATCGGCTCGTATCAGGCGATCAAGCACAAGCTCGCCGACGTGCACATCGCCATCGAACTGGCCCGGCCGCTGGTGCACGGCGCGGCGCTGACGCTGGACCCCCGGGACGTGAGCGCGGCCAAGGCGGCGGCCGCCGACGCGGGCCTGCTGGCCGCGCGGTCGGCGCTGCAGACCCACGGCGCGATCGGGTTCACCCAGGAACACGACCTGTCGCTGTTGCTGCTGCGGGTGCAGGCCCTGCGATCCGCCTGGGGCACACCGGAAGAACATCGGCGACGAGTGCTGGAGGCGCTGTGA
- the ipdE1 gene encoding acyl-CoA dehydrogenase IpdE1 has translation MQDVEEFRAEVRSWLADNLVGEFAALKGLGGPGREHEAFEERRAWNQHLAKAGLTCLGWPVEHGGRGLSTAHRVAFYEEYARADAPDKVNHFGEELLGPTLIAFGTPEQQQRFLPKILDVTELWCQGYSEPGAGSDLANVATTAELDGDHWVINGQKVWTSLAHWAQWCFVVARTEKGSKRHAGLSYLLVPLDQPGVEVRPIIQLTGDSEFNEVFFDDARTEANLVVGEPGDGWRVAMGTLTFERGVSTLGQQIRYARELSNLAELAQRTGAADDPFIRERLTRAWTGLRAMRSYALATMDVEQPGQDNVSKLLWANWHRDLGELAMDVVGKPGLTLADGEFDEWQRLFLFSRADTIYGGSNEIQRNIIAERVLGLPREVKG, from the coding sequence ATGCAGGACGTCGAGGAGTTCCGGGCCGAGGTCCGCTCTTGGCTCGCCGACAATCTGGTCGGTGAATTCGCAGCTCTCAAGGGTCTCGGGGGCCCCGGCCGCGAGCACGAGGCCTTCGAGGAACGCCGGGCCTGGAACCAGCATCTCGCCAAGGCCGGACTGACCTGCCTGGGCTGGCCGGTCGAACACGGCGGCCGCGGCCTGTCCACCGCGCACCGGGTGGCGTTCTACGAGGAGTACGCCCGCGCCGACGCCCCGGACAAGGTCAACCACTTCGGCGAGGAGCTGCTGGGGCCGACGCTGATCGCGTTCGGGACACCCGAGCAGCAGCAGCGTTTCCTGCCCAAGATCCTCGATGTCACCGAGCTGTGGTGCCAGGGCTATTCGGAACCCGGCGCCGGCAGCGACCTGGCCAACGTGGCGACCACCGCCGAACTCGACGGCGACCACTGGGTGATCAACGGCCAGAAGGTCTGGACGTCGCTGGCGCATTGGGCGCAGTGGTGCTTCGTGGTCGCGCGCACCGAGAAGGGCTCCAAGCGGCACGCTGGGTTGTCGTATCTGCTGGTGCCGCTGGACCAGCCGGGCGTGGAAGTGCGGCCGATCATCCAGCTGACCGGCGACTCGGAATTCAACGAGGTGTTCTTCGACGACGCCCGCACCGAGGCCAACCTGGTGGTCGGCGAGCCCGGTGACGGCTGGCGGGTCGCGATGGGCACGCTGACGTTCGAGCGCGGCGTCTCGACGCTCGGGCAACAAATCCGTTACGCCCGTGAGCTTTCCAACCTCGCCGAGCTCGCCCAGCGGACCGGCGCGGCTGACGACCCGTTCATCCGCGAGCGGCTGACCCGGGCGTGGACGGGCCTGCGGGCCATGCGTTCGTACGCGCTGGCCACGATGGACGTCGAGCAGCCGGGCCAGGACAACGTGTCGAAGCTGTTGTGGGCCAACTGGCATCGCGATCTGGGCGAGCTGGCGATGGACGTCGTCGGCAAGCCGGGCCTGACCCTGGCCGACGGCGAGTTCGACGAGTGGCAGCGGCTGTTCCTGTTCAGCCGCGCCGACACCATCTACGGCGGGTCCAACGAGATCCAGCGCAACATCATCGCCGAGCGGGTGCTCGGCCTACCCCGAGAGGTTAAGGGATGA
- a CDS encoding acyl-CoA dehydrogenase family protein, whose product MDLDLDDDTLAFQAEVREFLSANAQSIPTKSYDNAEGFEQHRHWDRVLFDSGLSVITWPKRYGGRDAPLLHWVVFEEEYFRAGAPGRASANGTSMLAPTLFAHGTEEQRDRILPKMASGEEIWAQAWSEPESGSDLASLRSTATATDGGWLLNGQKIWSSRAPFAERGFGLFRSDPGAERHNGLTYFMFDLKAKGVTVRPIVQLGGDTGFGEIFLDDVFVPDEDVIGTPHEGWRAAMSTSSNERGMSLRSPARFLATAERLVQLWKEAGAPAAFADRVADGWIKAQAYRLQTFGTVTRLALGGELGAESSVTKVFWSDLDVELHQTALDILAADGELAGPWTEGLLFALGGPIYAGTNEIQRNIISERLLGLPREKSGGKK is encoded by the coding sequence ATGGATCTGGATCTAGACGACGACACCTTGGCTTTCCAGGCCGAGGTCCGGGAATTCTTGTCGGCCAATGCCCAGTCGATCCCGACGAAGTCATACGACAACGCCGAAGGCTTTGAGCAGCACCGGCATTGGGACCGGGTGCTGTTCGACTCCGGGCTTTCGGTGATCACCTGGCCGAAGCGCTACGGCGGCCGCGACGCGCCGCTGCTGCACTGGGTGGTGTTCGAAGAGGAGTACTTCCGTGCCGGGGCGCCCGGCCGGGCCAGCGCCAACGGCACCTCGATGCTGGCCCCGACGCTGTTTGCGCACGGCACCGAAGAGCAGCGCGACCGGATCCTGCCCAAAATGGCCAGCGGCGAGGAGATCTGGGCGCAGGCGTGGTCCGAGCCCGAATCGGGCAGCGACCTGGCGTCGCTGCGGTCCACCGCGACGGCGACCGACGGCGGCTGGCTGCTCAACGGGCAGAAGATCTGGAGCTCACGGGCGCCGTTCGCCGAGCGGGGATTCGGGCTGTTCCGCTCCGACCCTGGCGCCGAGCGCCATAACGGGCTGACCTACTTCATGTTCGACCTGAAGGCCAAGGGCGTGACCGTGCGGCCGATCGTCCAACTGGGCGGCGACACCGGATTCGGCGAGATCTTCCTCGACGACGTCTTCGTCCCCGACGAGGACGTGATCGGCACCCCGCACGAGGGCTGGCGGGCGGCGATGAGCACGTCGAGCAACGAACGCGGCATGTCGCTGCGCAGCCCGGCCCGCTTCCTGGCGACGGCGGAACGGTTGGTGCAGCTTTGGAAGGAGGCCGGCGCACCGGCCGCGTTCGCCGACCGGGTCGCCGACGGCTGGATCAAGGCGCAGGCCTACCGGCTGCAGACCTTCGGCACGGTGACCAGACTGGCACTCGGTGGTGAGCTGGGCGCCGAATCGTCGGTGACCAAAGTGTTCTGGTCCGACCTCGACGTCGAACTGCACCAGACCGCGCTCGACATCCTGGCCGCGGACGGGGAGCTTGCCGGCCCGTGGACCGAAGGTCTGCTGTTCGCGCTGGGCGGCCCGATCTATGCCGGCACCAACGAAATTCAGCGCAACATCATCTCCGAGCGGTTGCTGGGCCTGCCGCGCGAGAAGTCCGGGGGCAAGAAGTGA
- the ipdF gene encoding (5R,7aS)-5-hydroxy-7a-methyl-1-oxo-2,3,5,6,7,7a-hexahydro-1H-indene-carboxyl-CoA reductase, with translation MSLSEAPKEIAGHGLLQGKVVVVTAAAGTGIGAATARRALAEGADVVISDHHERRLGETAEQLAALGQGRVEHVVCDVTSTAQVDALIASTTARMGRIDVLVNNAGLGGQTPVVDMTDEEWDRVLNVTLTSVLRATRAALRYFREAPHGGVIVNNASVLGWRAQHSQSHYAAAKAGVMALTRCSAIEAAEYGVRINAVSPSIARHKFLEKTSSADLLDRLSAGEAFGRAAEPWEVAATIAFLASDYSSYLTGEVISVSSQHP, from the coding sequence ATGAGTCTGTCCGAAGCTCCCAAAGAGATTGCCGGACATGGACTTCTGCAGGGCAAGGTGGTGGTCGTGACGGCCGCCGCCGGCACCGGGATCGGCGCGGCGACCGCGCGGCGGGCGTTGGCCGAGGGTGCCGACGTGGTGATCTCCGACCACCACGAACGGCGCCTGGGGGAGACGGCCGAGCAGCTCGCCGCGCTGGGGCAGGGCCGCGTCGAGCACGTGGTCTGCGACGTGACCTCGACCGCTCAAGTCGACGCCCTCATCGCGTCGACCACCGCTCGGATGGGCCGGATCGACGTGCTGGTCAACAACGCCGGGCTCGGCGGACAGACGCCGGTCGTCGACATGACCGACGAGGAATGGGATCGCGTCCTCAACGTGACGTTGACGTCGGTGCTGCGTGCCACGCGCGCGGCGCTGCGCTACTTCCGCGAGGCACCACACGGCGGCGTCATAGTCAACAACGCCAGCGTCCTGGGCTGGCGGGCCCAGCACTCGCAGTCGCACTACGCGGCCGCCAAGGCCGGCGTGATGGCCCTGACCCGATGCAGCGCAATCGAAGCCGCCGAGTATGGGGTACGGATCAACGCGGTGTCGCCGAGCATCGCGCGGCACAAGTTTCTGGAGAAGACGTCGTCGGCCGATCTGCTCGACCGGCTGTCGGCGGGCGAGGCCTTCGGCCGCGCCGCCGAGCCGTGGGAGGTCGCGGCCACCATCGCCTTCCTCGCCAGCGACTACTCCAGCTACCTGACCGGCGAGGTCATCTCGGTATCCAGTCAGCACCCGTGA
- the fadD3 gene encoding 3-((3aS,4S,7aS)-7a-methyl-1,5-dioxo-octahydro-1H-inden-4-yl)propanoate--CoA ligase FadD3 — protein sequence MTTDPRTVPAALDRFARQLPDHDALVTEDRSFTAAALRDEVHRAAAALIALGVQPGDRVAIWSPNTWHWVVACLAIHHAGAAMVPLNTRYTAAEAGDILARVEAPVLFGMGEFLGNDRVADLDRAALPALRHIVRIPIDAADGTWDEFIAGGADLDAVAARAAAVTPDDVSDILFTSGTTGRSKGVLCAHRQSLSASASWAANGKITADDRYLCINPFFHNFGYKAGILACLQTGATLIPHLTFDPLRALRAIEQHRITVLPGPPTIYQTLLDHPARGDYDLSSLRFAVTGAATVPVVLVERMQSELDIDIVLTAYGLTEANGMGTMCRADDDAVTVATTCGRPFADFELRIDAGESGESGEVLLRGPNVMLGYLDDPAATAAAIDADGWLHTGDIGVLDAAGNLRITDRLKDMYICGGFNVYPAEIEQVLARLDGVADAAVIGVPDERLGEVGRAFLVTRPGAQLDEHSVIAYTREHLANFKTPRSVRFVDALPRNAGGKVLKPQLRELD from the coding sequence ATGACCACCGATCCCCGCACCGTGCCCGCGGCGCTGGATCGTTTCGCGCGCCAACTCCCCGATCACGACGCGTTGGTCACCGAGGACCGGTCGTTCACCGCCGCGGCGTTGCGCGACGAGGTGCACCGGGCGGCGGCGGCGCTGATCGCGCTGGGCGTGCAGCCCGGCGACCGGGTGGCGATCTGGTCCCCCAACACCTGGCATTGGGTGGTGGCCTGCCTGGCGATCCACCACGCCGGCGCCGCGATGGTCCCGCTGAACACCCGCTACACCGCCGCGGAGGCCGGTGACATCCTGGCCCGCGTCGAGGCGCCGGTGCTGTTCGGCATGGGCGAGTTCCTGGGCAACGACCGCGTCGCCGACCTGGATCGGGCGGCGCTGCCCGCGCTGCGGCACATCGTGCGGATACCGATCGATGCCGCGGATGGCACCTGGGACGAATTCATCGCCGGCGGCGCCGATCTCGACGCGGTGGCCGCCCGGGCCGCGGCGGTCACACCCGACGACGTCAGCGACATCCTGTTCACGTCGGGCACCACCGGCCGCAGCAAGGGCGTGCTGTGCGCGCACCGGCAGTCGCTGTCGGCCTCGGCGTCGTGGGCCGCCAACGGCAAGATCACCGCCGACGACCGCTACCTGTGCATCAACCCGTTCTTTCACAACTTCGGCTACAAGGCCGGCATCCTGGCGTGCCTGCAGACCGGCGCGACGCTGATCCCCCACCTCACCTTCGACCCGCTGCGCGCGCTGCGGGCGATCGAGCAACACCGCATCACCGTATTGCCCGGTCCGCCAACGATTTACCAGACCCTGCTCGATCATCCGGCTCGTGGCGATTACGACCTGAGCTCGCTGCGCTTCGCGGTGACGGGGGCGGCCACCGTGCCGGTCGTGTTGGTCGAGCGCATGCAGTCCGAACTCGACATCGACATCGTGCTGACGGCTTACGGCCTCACCGAGGCCAACGGCATGGGAACCATGTGCCGCGCCGACGACGACGCGGTCACCGTCGCCACCACCTGCGGGCGCCCGTTCGCCGACTTCGAATTACGCATCGACGCCGGGGAATCCGGCGAATCGGGAGAGGTGTTGCTGCGTGGGCCCAACGTGATGCTGGGCTACCTCGACGACCCGGCGGCCACCGCCGCCGCCATCGATGCCGACGGTTGGCTGCACACCGGTGACATCGGTGTGCTGGACGCGGCCGGCAACCTGCGCATCACCGACCGGCTCAAGGACATGTACATCTGCGGGGGATTCAACGTGTACCCCGCCGAGATCGAGCAGGTGCTGGCCCGGCTCGACGGTGTGGCCGATGCGGCGGTGATCGGGGTTCCCGACGAGCGACTCGGCGAAGTCGGCCGGGCGTTTCTGGTCACCCGCCCGGGGGCACAACTCGACGAACATTCTGTGATCGCATACACCCGTGAGCATTTGGCGAACTTCAAGACACCGAGGTCGGTGCGGTTCGTCGACGCGTTGCCGCGCAATGCCGGCGGCAAGGTGCTCAAACCACAACTGCGAGAGCTGGACTGA
- the ipdC gene encoding (3aS,4S,5R,7aS)-5-hydroxy-7a-methyl-1-oxo-octahydro-1H-indene-4-carboxyl-CoA dehydrogenase: MTRLRTPLTELVGVEHPVVQTGMGWVAGARLVSATANAGGLGILASATMTLDELATAIAKVKAATDKPFGVNIRADAADAGDRVDLMIREGVKVASFALAPKQELIARLKEAGAVVIPSIGAAKHARKVAGWGADAMIVQGGEGGGHTGPVATTLLLPSVLDAVRGTGIPVIAAGGFFDGRGLAAALSYGAAGVAMGTRFLLTSDSTVPDAVKRRYLEAALDGTVVTTRVDGMPHRVLRTGLVEKLENGSPVRGLTAAVRNAAKFKHMSRMTWRSMISDGLAMRHGKELTWSQVVMAANTPMLLKAGLVDGNTEAGVLASGQVAGILEDLPSCAELIDSIVRDAIEHLRAASALVHE; the protein is encoded by the coding sequence ATGACCAGGTTGCGCACGCCGCTGACCGAGCTGGTCGGTGTCGAGCACCCGGTGGTGCAAACCGGGATGGGCTGGGTGGCCGGGGCGCGCCTGGTGTCGGCCACCGCGAACGCGGGCGGGCTGGGCATTTTGGCGTCGGCCACCATGACGCTGGACGAATTGGCGACGGCCATCGCCAAGGTCAAGGCCGCCACGGACAAGCCGTTCGGCGTGAACATCCGCGCCGACGCGGCCGATGCCGGCGACCGGGTCGATCTGATGATCCGCGAAGGCGTCAAGGTGGCGTCCTTTGCCCTGGCGCCCAAGCAGGAGCTCATCGCCCGGCTCAAAGAGGCCGGCGCGGTGGTGATTCCGTCGATCGGCGCGGCCAAGCACGCCCGCAAGGTCGCCGGGTGGGGTGCGGACGCGATGATCGTGCAGGGCGGCGAGGGTGGCGGGCACACCGGTCCCGTCGCCACCACGCTGCTGCTGCCCTCGGTGCTGGACGCCGTGCGAGGCACCGGCATTCCCGTCATCGCCGCGGGCGGATTCTTCGACGGGCGCGGGTTGGCGGCCGCCCTGAGCTACGGCGCCGCCGGTGTCGCGATGGGCACGCGTTTCCTGCTGACCTCGGATTCGACCGTGCCCGACGCGGTCAAGCGGCGCTACCTGGAGGCGGCGCTGGACGGCACCGTCGTCACCACCCGCGTCGACGGCATGCCGCACCGGGTCCTGCGCACCGGCCTGGTCGAGAAGCTGGAAAACGGTTCGCCGGTGCGGGGTCTGACCGCCGCGGTGCGCAACGCGGCCAAGTTCAAGCACATGTCACGGATGACGTGGCGGTCGATGATCAGCGACGGCCTGGCGATGCGGCACGGCAAGGAGCTGACCTGGTCGCAGGTCGTCATGGCGGCCAACACCCCGATGCTGTTGAAAGCCGGTCTGGTGGACGGCAATACGGAGGCCGGGGTGCTGGCCTCCGGGCAGGTGGCGGGCATCCTCGAGGATCTGCCGTCGTGCGCCGAGCTGATCGATTCGATCGTGCGGGACGCCATCGAGCACCTGCGGGCGGCATCCGCCCTGGTGCACGAGTAG
- the kstR2 gene encoding TetR family transcriptional regulator KstR2, producing MDRVTGQANSRRDELLELAATMFAERGLRATTVRDIADSAGILSGSLYHHFSSKEEMVDELLRSFLDWLFARYREIVDGEANPLERLKGLFMASFEAIEHRHAQVVIYQDEAQRLLSQPRFSYIEDMNRQQRKMWLELLHQGVDEGYFRPDLDVDLVYRFIRDTTWVSVRWYQPGGPLTAQQVGQQYLAIVLGGITKEGV from the coding sequence GTGGACCGAGTGACCGGTCAGGCCAACAGCCGGCGAGACGAGTTGCTGGAGCTTGCCGCGACCATGTTCGCCGAGCGCGGGCTGCGCGCCACCACGGTGCGCGACATCGCCGACAGCGCCGGCATCCTGTCGGGCAGCCTGTACCACCACTTCTCGTCCAAAGAGGAGATGGTCGACGAGCTCTTGCGCAGCTTCCTGGACTGGTTGTTCGCCCGGTACCGCGAGATCGTGGACGGCGAGGCCAACCCGCTGGAGCGGCTCAAGGGGCTGTTCATGGCGTCGTTCGAGGCGATCGAGCACCGGCACGCGCAGGTCGTCATCTACCAGGACGAAGCCCAGCGGCTGTTGTCACAGCCCCGGTTCTCCTACATCGAGGACATGAACCGGCAACAGCGCAAGATGTGGCTCGAGCTGCTCCATCAGGGCGTCGACGAGGGCTACTTCCGTCCCGATCTCGACGTCGACCTTGTCTACCGCTTCATCCGTGACACCACGTGGGTGTCGGTGCGCTGGTATCAGCCCGGCGGTCCGCTCACCGCGCAGCAGGTGGGTCAGCAATACCTCGCCATCGTTCTTGGCGGGATCACCAAAGAAGGAGTCTGA
- a CDS encoding SatD family protein yields the protein MDRMKPQPSSRATLIGDVVGSRHATDRPGLHRALSAALREVGDGAIDPPAFTVGDEFQGSYPTVGAAIDAALTVRLLLAPDIDVRFGIGWGAVTILDADAGIQDGPGWWSARAAIQQTAEAQRQPGFALVRTTFRADGDTRTDAAAVNAALICRDHLLGSLDERSLRIVRGLMTGRTKKELAADEGISPSAVSQRASRDGLDLIVLASHYLRSLP from the coding sequence ATGGATCGGATGAAGCCACAGCCTTCATCTCGCGCGACGCTGATCGGTGATGTCGTCGGTTCCCGGCATGCCACCGATCGCCCCGGGTTGCACCGCGCCCTGTCCGCGGCTCTGCGGGAAGTGGGCGACGGCGCGATCGACCCGCCCGCCTTCACCGTCGGCGACGAGTTCCAGGGCAGCTACCCCACCGTCGGGGCCGCCATCGACGCGGCATTGACCGTCCGCCTGCTGCTCGCCCCGGACATCGACGTCCGTTTCGGCATCGGATGGGGCGCGGTCACCATCCTCGATGCCGACGCGGGAATTCAGGACGGGCCCGGTTGGTGGAGCGCACGGGCGGCCATCCAGCAGACCGCAGAGGCCCAGCGGCAACCCGGCTTCGCGTTGGTACGCACGACGTTCCGGGCGGACGGTGACACACGCACCGACGCCGCGGCGGTCAACGCGGCGCTGATTTGTCGGGACCATCTGCTTGGATCGCTCGACGAAAGATCGTTGCGGATCGTGAGGGGCTTGATGACGGGCCGAACCAAAAAGGAGCTCGCCGCGGACGAGGGCATCAGTCCATCCGCGGTGTCTCAGCGCGCGAGCCGCGATGGTTTGGATCTGATTGTCCTTGCCAGCCACTATCTTCGGAGTCTGCCGTGA